From Hymenobacter sediminicola:
GATGCTGGCTCATCAACAGGAAAAACAGGTTATGCTGGCTCAGCAGAACGAAACGCTGGAGCGGCAGGTGCAACTGCGCACCGCCGCTTTGCAACGCACCCTGAACAACCTGCAGGCCACCCAGGATCAGCTAATTCAGAGCGAGAAAATGGCGAGCTTGGGTGAGCTGACGGCCGGCATTGCCCACGAAATTCAGAACCCGCTCAACTTCGTCAATAACTTCGCCGATGTAGCGGTTGAGCTGCTGGCCGAGTTGAACACCGAAACGCTGGCCGCGTTGCCTGAGCCGGCGCAGGAGCCCGCCCACGAACTGGTAAACGAGCTGACGCAGGTACTGCAGAAGATTCATCAGCACGGCGAGCGGGCCGACTCCATCGTGAAGGGCATGCTGGAACATTCGCGCCTGAGTTCCGGCGAGCGGCAGCCCACAGACCTGAACGCCCTAGCCGACGAGTTTTTGCGGCTGAGCTACCACGGTCTGCGCGCCAAATACAAAGATTTCAACGCCCAGCTCACTACGGATTTCGATACCAAGCTGGGGCTGGTTGAAGTAGCGCCGCAGGATATAGGGCGGGTGCTGCTAAACCTGTTCAACAACGCTTTTTATGCCATCCAGCAACGCCAAGCACAGGCCGGCGACAACTACAAGCCTGAAGTGACAGTGCGCACCAGAAGAAGCGCTGGCTTCGTTCAGATTACAGTACGGGATAATGGTACCGGAATTCCGGCCGCTATTCTGGACAAGATCTACCAGCCCTTCTTTACTACCAAGCCTACCGGTGAGGGCACCGGTCTGGGACTCTCACTTAGCTATGATATCGTCACGAAGCAGCACAAAGGCACGCTTACCGTCGAAACTAGGGAAGACCACTTTACCGCCTTTACCGTGAGCCTGCCGACGGGTGAGCCGGTTAACGGCCAGATGGCTTATCAGATATAAACACGTGGCTGCTGCCTGGCAATCGTGTCGGCGCGTGCAATGGCAGGACCTTCTATACGCAGGCACCAGACAAGTAAATTTCCTTTACTTTCGCCGCTACAGGCAACGCTGCCTGAACTATCAGTATCTCCCGGAGGGAGGCTTCTATTGCAAGCTCGTTAGTGCCTAGTCTGCGGTCAGCGTCGGGGTTCCCTGCGCTTTCTGTGGGGCACTGCTACCGGCTAGCAATTTGTAGAAGCTACCCACGCGGTTTGTTGGGTGATAGTCGTCGAATCCGATACCTTTACTGCCTCTTATGGCCGAGAAAAGCAGCATATTCGACATGATTGGGCCTGTGATGATTGGGCCTAGCTCGTCGCACACAGCCGGAGTGGTGCGTATTGCCCGGGCGGCCATTCGTATTCTGGGCAGCCTGCCCACGCATGCCACCGTCACGTTCTACAACTCCTTTGCCCGCACCTACGAAGGCCACGGCTCCGACCGCGCCATTGTGGCCGGGCTGCTGGGGATGAATACCGACGATGTGCGTATCCGGGAGGCTTTCGACCATGCGAAGGAAGCCGGGCTGCAGTATACGTTTCAGGGAGTTGGCAATGCCTCTACCATGCATCCGAACACCATTCGGGTGCAGCTGCGCGATGAGCGCACGGCCCATACAGTGGAAGTAGTAGGCCAGAGCCGGGGCGGCGGCGTTATCCGGATTGTCGAAGTCGACGGGTTTCCGTCCGACTTTTCGGGCAGCCTGCACACGCTCATTCTGGATGCGGATGATGCTAAAGGCTCCATTGCTTTTATTGCCTCAGTCATTGCGCACGACGACTGCAACATTGCCACTATGCTGGTTTCCAGAAAAGGAAAAAATGATGTGGCGCGGCAGTTCATCGAAATAGATTCCGGCATCAAGGATATTACCCTGGCCTACCTGCGCCAGCTAAGCTGGGTGCACCGTGTTACCTACATTCCGACCATTGATTAAAGGATTTGAGGCAATTATTCGCCATCCTGAATATATTTCCTGAAAAATCAGACGCTGCTGTCTGTCGTTCTGCTTCTGGCTTTGCCGCCTTACACTCTCTATGAAAGCAACCGCTACGCCACTGCCACGGACTCTGGCTCTGGCCGGAACTACCGCCTTGCTTCTGGCTATTGCTGGGCCTGCCCTGGCCCAGACCACGCCGCCCGCTCAGCCCCCGGCAGGCGCGTTGGCGCAGCCAGCAGCCACAGGGGCCTCTTTCACGCTACAATCCGCCGTGAACTATGCGCTGGAGCACAATCTGACTGTGCGCCAAAGCCAGCTGAATGCTGAGCTCAGCGACGTCACGCAGCGGGCGGGGCGGGGAGCCTTGCTGCCCACCGCCAACCTCAACGCCAGCCAGACCTGGAACTATGGTACTGGTCTGGACCCACTCACCAACGACTTCGTAAGCCAGACCATTCGCTCCAATAACTTCTCGGCCAGTACGCAGATTACCCTTTTTTCCGGGTTTCAGCTGCGCAATGCCGTCAAGCGTAATGCCCTCGATTATCAGGCGGCACTGGTGGATATTGAGCAGGCCCGCAACGACTTGTCGCTGAACGTGGCCTCGGTGTATCTGCAGCTGGTGCTGTCTGAGGAGCTGATTCGGGCCAACCAAACGCGCGTCAACAGCAGCCAGCAGCAGATTGACCGCACCCAGAAGTTGCTGAAAGCGGGTGCCGTGGCGGAGAGCAACCTGCTCGACAGCCGGGCCCAGCTGGCATCCGATGAGCTGAATGTGGTAACGGCGCAGAACCAGCGGGATATTGCGCGTTTGCAGCTTATTCAGCTACTCAACCTGGATGCCGCCGGTGCGGCTAATTTTCAGATTGAATTGCCGCAGCTGCCTGACCCGGACGACGAAGCTGCCTACAATGCCGAACCGTCCGCCATTTTCGAAACGGCGCAGGGCCTGATGCCGGAAATCAAGGCCGCCGACCTGCGCGTACGTTCTAGCCAGCTGGGTATTGATGTTGCGCGGGGAGCGTATCTGCCCCGCCTCACGTTTGGAGCCGGTGTGTTTACCGGTTTCTCGTCGTCGCGGCTGGCACGGGTCTTCAACGGCGACTCCACGGCCGTGGTGCCCATTCCGGTGGTGCAATACGTAGGCGGGCAGCCTATCCCCACCACGTTTGCCGTGCTGCAGCCCAAGCAGGCTATTCCGGAGCTGCTGCCCGCCAAATTCTCCGACCAGATTAAGGACAACCTGGGCCGGCAGCTGCAGTTCAACCTCAATATTCCTATTCTGAACGGTTTCCAGGCCCGCACCAATGTGCAGCGGGCCCAGGTGACGGCCCGGCAAGCCGAGCTGCGGGCCGAGCAGACCCGTCTCACGCTGCGCCAGAACATCCAGCAAGCTGCCGCCGATGCCTTGGCCGCGCAACGCCGGTTCACCTCGTCGAAGCGGCAGGTAGAAGCTCTGACCACGGCTTACCGCAACGCCGAAATCCGTTTTAACAACGGCCTGCTCAACGGTACGGAGTTCAACATTGCCAAAAACAACCTTGCCGCCGCCGAGTCTACCATGATTCAGGCCAAATACGAGTTCATCTTCCGCAGTAAAGTTCTCGACTTCTACCAGGGCCGTCCGCTGGCCCTGTAGCCTCATGAGTGAACAGGCAGCGGAGCAAACCGTCCGCTTCCGGCTGCCAGGTCCTCATCTACCCATCTACTCATTCACGAATCGGAATAAATGAAAAACAACCGCTTACTCTACATATTGCTGGCCGTCATTATCTTGCTGATAGGGGGCTACGTGGTGGGCAAGAAACAGGGGTGGTGGGGCAAGCCCACCGGCACAGAAGTAACGGCTGCCAAAGCCGCCACCGTCAACATCGTGGAGAAGGTGAGTGCCTCGGGCAAAGTGCAGCCCGAAACAGAGGTGAAAATTTCTCCCGACGTGTCGGGCGAGATTATTGAACTGTATGTGCAGGAAGGTGATTCGGTGAAGAAAGGACAGCTGCTGCTGCGTATCCGCCCCGACAACTACCAGGCCTTGGTTAACCAGCA
This genomic window contains:
- the sdaAB gene encoding L-serine ammonia-lyase, iron-sulfur-dependent subunit beta — its product is MAEKSSIFDMIGPVMIGPSSSHTAGVVRIARAAIRILGSLPTHATVTFYNSFARTYEGHGSDRAIVAGLLGMNTDDVRIREAFDHAKEAGLQYTFQGVGNASTMHPNTIRVQLRDERTAHTVEVVGQSRGGGVIRIVEVDGFPSDFSGSLHTLILDADDAKGSIAFIASVIAHDDCNIATMLVSRKGKNDVARQFIEIDSGIKDITLAYLRQLSWVHRVTYIPTID
- a CDS encoding TolC family protein, whose amino-acid sequence is MKATATPLPRTLALAGTTALLLAIAGPALAQTTPPAQPPAGALAQPAATGASFTLQSAVNYALEHNLTVRQSQLNAELSDVTQRAGRGALLPTANLNASQTWNYGTGLDPLTNDFVSQTIRSNNFSASTQITLFSGFQLRNAVKRNALDYQAALVDIEQARNDLSLNVASVYLQLVLSEELIRANQTRVNSSQQQIDRTQKLLKAGAVAESNLLDSRAQLASDELNVVTAQNQRDIARLQLIQLLNLDAAGAANFQIELPQLPDPDDEAAYNAEPSAIFETAQGLMPEIKAADLRVRSSQLGIDVARGAYLPRLTFGAGVFTGFSSSRLARVFNGDSTAVVPIPVVQYVGGQPIPTTFAVLQPKQAIPELLPAKFSDQIKDNLGRQLQFNLNIPILNGFQARTNVQRAQVTARQAELRAEQTRLTLRQNIQQAAADALAAQRRFTSSKRQVEALTTAYRNAEIRFNNGLLNGTEFNIAKNNLAAAESTMIQAKYEFIFRSKVLDFYQGRPLAL